The nucleotide window GAAGTAGAAGCTGAAAAGCCACCAATCTTTGGCTTTCTTATAAAACTGTAATTTAAGAAAGATTAATTTAGGGTTGCAATTTTTAATTGTTaggcaattcaaatatatatatatatatatatatatatatatatatatatatatatatatatatatatatatatatatatatatatatatatatatatatataatatgcacaGGACATCTTTACTATATATGCAAACTGACCTGCATAAACTTGATTCTTTGCTTAGGGTGCAGAAGGCAAATCCTGAGCTGCTCTCCTTTGTAGTCCATTGTGATCATGTCAAAGGCAATGGCCTCTGGCACTGCAAGTATAATGGACAACACCCAAATCAGAATGATTTCAATGGCTGTCCATTTGGGAACACCAATGCCTTTGATGCGGTTCCAGGATGACACTGCTCGAAATCTTGGGAAAATGATTAGTGCCAGATGCAAAACTGAttagttaataaatattaaacaaaacaagcaaatacaGTAAATTAAGAATACCTGTCTATGCTCAGTGCACACAAACTCAGAATTGTAATGCCAACTGATGTCTTTTGTATAAAAGGAACCAGTTTGCAAAGTCCAACACCAAATGGCCAATCTTTAGCCAGAAGCTGAAAAACAGGTACTTTTGTGTAAACATCTAAGagcaaaataaatagtaaaataataataacaaaaacattgttGTTGACTTCACAGTTTCAACTAAGATAAGATAATTTGTTTTTGGACCTTCAAGCTGTTTTGTATGAAATCATATGACGATTGCTTCTGTGAAATTTGACCTTTGAAATATGTATCTCATTGCAACTTTCAGATTTAACACCTCCAGATTAATATGGAAATGCAATATCCTCGTTGTAGTAGGCTATACTTTAAACGTATAGAAAGACAAAACAGTATTGCTAAAtactaaaaacattttattgttgtAATTAAAACATACTAAAATATAGTATACTGGTGCCGGAAACTAGATTTTGAACTGGACGTAATGATTTTGTTTAGAAACTGAAGGGGGAAAAGCATATATCCTAATTCACACACTTGGAACAATTTATTTTACATACTGGAACGATCATGTCAGTGAAGAACTGGGTTTCAGATTTCAGAACTGTGATCTATAAATAATGTTACAAGTGGCAAATTAGGAACAactcacaaaataaaaatatatttatttatgtatttattaatattaacttaaatactaaattaattatttgcgtTAAATAATACTTACCTTATACACATTGATGGGAATGTCTATCATGATGTGTAAGAGGTCCCCAAGCGCCAGACTTGCAATGAGAATATTTGGACCGTTCcgcatgcatttgtttttataaatgattCTAAGCAGCGTGGAATTTCCGATTATACCAACTACAAATACAAGGCATGAAACCACGGTGTTAATATACTTGAAGGTGTCCCTGATTTCCGTGGGATCTGTACACATAGGAGGCAAAACTTTTGGTCGCCGAGGCATGGACTCGTTGATCTGGTTTCCTATTACAATCGTAGATTTTTGAGTTGGAGACAAAGGTCCCATGGAAAGCCGACTCTGATTAAAATCCTTTCCTTGAGCACTCATCACTGCAATGTGTTCAGTcaggagaaacaaaaaacaaaaaacgcatCTTGTTTCCATAATAATTTGGAAACGCATGACTATTTAACAGTCAGCACTGTTTTCTTTAGCATAACACAGATATCAACCCGTCTGTAGGCTAGAATTACAAAATCATTAATAAACCTATTGCAATAGTTTTCTATGCATGGTTCTTGCAGAAAAAGTCAAAATGAatacacgcacatgcacacagacatttGTTTAAAATGACAGCAGCGTTTCTTTCAAGGATTTTATCTTCTGTGCAGTTTCTCAGGAAACGACTCTTCTCTTTACTGGTTGTCTAAATACATTGACAGTCAAAGTGGACCAATGAGATGAAAGTGGGAGATAGGGATTATGTTGGTGTGGGTGTgattaacaaatttaaaaatagcaacaggaatAAAACCGGGACTATCCATTCTCATGCTCAAGATTATAAAATATGTGGTAGTATGAAAACATAATAGTAGTAAAATTTATTTTGCAATGTATTAAAACCGGGGCGGCacgcagtggcgcccccagaaaattttcttaggggtggccagaagaggccgctcCAAATCTTGGGgtgacacacaaaaaaaaataatgaattcagtgtaatgttatatttttgtttctggtaaatgaaataatgtagttttattcatttaattaattctacttgaaatattgcaatttattctttgaaataattcagcaagtacatgtgcaaaccaaataaaaatctatgtttagtttaaaaacacttttcatatactgtataaatgacttctttttttacgtgcctttattgtacatcatacgagatatgccatgtctaaaatgaatgaagattaatgagtttattattcccagtgatgggttgcagctggaagggcatccgctgtgtaaaaatgtgctagataagttggcggttcattctgctgtggtgaccctggattaataaagggactaagccgaaaagaaaatgaatgaaagaataatgagtttattaattacccaaacaaatgaacaaactgaacaaaaggc belongs to Danio rerio strain Tuebingen ecotype United States chromosome 1, GRCz12tu, whole genome shotgun sequence and includes:
- the ednrba gene encoding endothelin receptor Ba isoform X2 — translated: MRFQIIMETRCVFCFLFLLTEHIAVMSAQGKDFNQSRLSMGPLSPTQKSTIVIGNQINESMPRRPKVLPPMCTDPTEIRDTFKYINTVVSCLVFVVGIIGNSTLLRIIYKNKCMRNGPNILIASLALGDLLHIMIDIPINVYKLLAKDWPFGVGLCKLVPFIQKTSVGITILSLCALSIDRFRAVSSWNRIKGIGVPKWTAIEIILIWVLSIILAVPEAIAFDMITMDYKGEQLRICLLHPKQRIKFMQFYKKAKDWWLFSFYFCMPLTCTAIFYTLMTCEMLRKKNGVQIALSDHIKQRREVAKTVFCLVLVFALCWLPLHLSRILQRTIYDERDPNRCELLSFFLVLDYIGINMASVNSCINPIALYMVSKRFKSCFRSCLCCWCLPPEILAMDDKQSCIKLKEELQQVVHLWNTHIIRRSRSAVAPSGRPILMYTIPHLFGGQDYLKEVSQNSVDVCKQECQQRGPYTCDETVFSLCCLIMSENFLTPPSTADESIELYLFLRAYILKDLQLGHFY
- the ednrba gene encoding endothelin receptor Ba precursor, translated to MRFQIIMETRCVFCFLFLLTEHIAVMSAQGKDFNQSRLSMGPLSPTQKSTIVIGNQINESMPRRPKVLPPMCTDPTEIRDTFKYINTVVSCLVFVVGIIGNSTLLRIIYKNKCMRNGPNILIASLALGDLLHIMIDIPINVYKLLAKDWPFGVGLCKLVPFIQKTSVGITILSLCALSIDRFRAVSSWNRIKGIGVPKWTAIEIILIWVLSIILAVPEAIAFDMITMDYKGEQLRICLLHPKQRIKFMQFYKKAKDWWLFSFYFCMPLTCTAIFYTLMTCEMLRKKNGVQIALSDHIKQRREVAKTVFCLVLVFALCWLPLHLSRILQRTIYDERDPNRCELLSFFLVLDYIGINMASVNSCINPIALYMVSKRFKSCFRSCLCCWCLPPEILAMDDKQSCIKLKVTERGSAITAMSPTSILQIRH
- the ednrba gene encoding endothelin receptor Ba isoform X5 — protein: MRFQIIMETRCVFCFLFLLTEHIAVMSAQGKDFNQSRLSMGPLSPTQKSTIVIGNQINESMPRRPKVLPPMCTDPTEIRDTFKYINTVVSCLVFVVGIIGNSTLLRIIYKNKCMRNGPNILIASLALGDLLHIMIDIPINVYKLLAKDWPFGVGLCKLVPFIQKTSVGITILSLCALSIDRFRAVSSWNRIKGIGVPKWTAIEIILIWVLSIILAVPEAIAFDMITMDYKGEQLRICLLHPKQRIKFMQFYKKAKDWWLFSFYFCMPLTCTAIFYTLMTCEMLRKKNGVQIALSDHIKQRREVAKTVFCLVLVFALCWLPLHLSRILQRTIYDERDPNRCELLSHVCVAGVCLLKY
- the ednrba gene encoding endothelin receptor Ba isoform X1, whose amino-acid sequence is MRFQIIMETRCVFCFLFLLTEHIAVMSAQGKDFNQSRLSMGPLSPTQKSTIVIGNQINESMPRRPKVLPPMCTDPTEIRDTFKYINTVVSCLVFVVGIIGNSTLLRIIYKNKCMRNGPNILIASLALGDLLHIMIDIPINVYKITVLKSETQFFTDMIVPLLAKDWPFGVGLCKLVPFIQKTSVGITILSLCALSIDRFRAVSSWNRIKGIGVPKWTAIEIILIWVLSIILAVPEAIAFDMITMDYKGEQLRICLLHPKQRIKFMQFYKKAKDWWLFSFYFCMPLTCTAIFYTLMTCEMLRKKNGVQIALSDHIKQRREVAKTVFCLVLVFALCWLPLHLSRILQRTIYDERDPNRCELLSFFLVLDYIGINMASVNSCINPIALYMVSKRFKSCFRSCLCCWCLPPEILAMDDKQSCIKLKEELQQVVHLWNTHIIRRSRSAVAPSGRPILMYTIPHLFGGQDYLKEVSQNSVDVCKQECQQRGPYTCDETVFSLCCLIMSENFLTPPSTADESIELYLFLRAYILKDLQLGHFY
- the ednrba gene encoding endothelin receptor Ba isoform X3; the protein is MRFQIIMETRCVFCFLFLLTEHIAVMSAQGKDFNQSRLSMGPLSPTQKSTIVIGNQINESMPRRPKVLPPMCTDPTEIRDTFKYINTVVSCLVFVVGIIGNSTLLRIIYKNKCMRNGPNILIASLALGDLLHIMIDIPINVYKITVLKSETQFFTDMIVPLLAKDWPFGVGLCKLVPFIQKTSVGITILSLCALSIDRFRAVSSWNRIKGIGVPKWTAIEIILIWVLSIILAVPEAIAFDMITMDYKGEQLRICLLHPKQRIKFMQFYKKAKDWWLFSFYFCMPLTCTAIFYTLMTCEMLRKKNGVQIALSDHIKQRREVAKTVFCLVLVFALCWLPLHLSRILQRTIYDERDPNRCELLSHVCVAGVCLLKY